Proteins encoded together in one Balaenoptera musculus isolate JJ_BM4_2016_0621 chromosome 6, mBalMus1.pri.v3, whole genome shotgun sequence window:
- the LOC118897036 gene encoding LOW QUALITY PROTEIN: syntaxin-17-like (The sequence of the model RefSeq protein was modified relative to this genomic sequence to represent the inferred CDS: substituted 1 base at 1 genomic stop codon), whose translation MLQVEEIQHFFRMSEDEEKVKLRRLEPAIQKFTKIVIPTDLERLRKHQINIEKQLCSNIXEMEKLCLKVQKDDLGLLKRMIDPVKEEASAATAEFLQLHLESVEELKKQFNDEETLLQPSLTRSMTVGGTFHTTEDEADPQSMTQIYVLPEIPRDQNAAESWETLEVDLIELSQRVTDFSLLVNSQQEKIDSVEDHVNSAAVNVEEGTKNLGKAAKYKLAALPVAGALIGGVVGGPTGLLAGFKVAGIAAALGGGVLGFTGGKLLQRKKQKMMEKLTSSCPNLPSQTDKKMQLKTKLQYYWRQHVYPLLLLDTQSAFGT comes from the coding sequence ATGTTGCAAGTAGAAGAGATACAACATTTTTTTAGGATgtctgaagatgaagaaaaagtgaaattacGCCGTCTTGAACCAGCTATTCAGAAATTTACTAAGATAGTAATCCCAACAGACCTGGAGAGGTTAAGAAAGCACCAGATAAATATTGAGAAGCAACTCTGCTCCAATATCTGAGAAATGGAGAAGCTTTGTTTGAAAGTCCAAAAGGATGACCTTGGACTTCTGAAGAGAATGATAGATCCTGTTAAAGAAGAAGCATCAGCAGCAACAGCAGAATTTCTTCAGCTCCATCTGGAATCTGTAGAAGAACTTAAGAAACAATTTAATGATGAAGAAACTTTATTACAGCCTTCTTTGACCAGATCCATGACTGTTGGTGGAACATTTCACACTACTGAAGATGAAGCTGATCCTCAGAGTATGACTCAGATATATGTGTTGCCTGAAATTCCTCGAGATCAAAATGCTGCAGAATCATGGGAAACCTTAGAAGTGGACTTAATTGAACTTAGCCAACGGGTCACTGATTTCTCTCTCCTAGTGAATTCTCAGCAGGAGAAGATTGACAGCGTTGAAGACcatgtcaatagtgctgctgtgaatgttgAAGAGGGAACCAAAAACTTGGGGAAGGCTGCAAAATACAAGCTGGCAGCTCTGCCTGTGGCAGGTGCACTCATCGGAGGAGTGGTGGGGGGTCCGACTGGCCTCCTTGCAGGCTTCAAAGTGGCAGGAATTGCAGCTGCACTTGGTGGTGGGGTGTTGGGCTTCACAGGTGGAAAattgttacaaagaaagaaacagaaaatgatggAGAAGCTCACTTCCAGCTGTCCAAATCTTCCCAGCCAAACTGACAAAAAAATGCAGTTAAAAACCAAACTTCAGTATTACTGGCGCCAACATGTCTATCCTTTGCTGCTGTTGGACACTCAGTCAGCTTTTGGAACATGA